A section of the Falco peregrinus isolate bFalPer1 chromosome 3, bFalPer1.pri, whole genome shotgun sequence genome encodes:
- the DGAT1 gene encoding LOW QUALITY PROTEIN: diacylglycerol O-acyltransferase 1 (The sequence of the model RefSeq protein was modified relative to this genomic sequence to represent the inferred CDS: deleted 5 bases in 5 codons), producing the protein MGDRGALVGGARRRRGGGSAARSGPAPGDGGGCDDPGGDFRCHKVQESLLSSASGYSNYRGILNWCVVMLVLSNARLFLENLIKYGILVDPIQVVSLFLKDPYSWPSLCLVIVANVFVVVALALERRLAAGSLSEGTGTALHALNLLAILCFPAGVVLMVTSITPVGAVFALAIYTVIFLKLFSFRDVNKWCRERREVKTQGPGKPTGGGGGRVGVTYPANLTYRNLYYFLFAPTLCYELNFPRSPRVRKRFLLRRLFEMLFFIQLLVGLIQQWMVPTIQNSMKPFRDMDYSRIIERLLKLAVPNHLIWLIFFYWFFHSCLNVVAEVMQFGDREFYRDWWNSESVTYFWQNWNIPVHKWCLRHFYKPLLKWGASKWAAQTAVFLASAFFHEYLVSVPLKMFRLWAFMGMAAQIPLAWFVSKFLRGNYGNAAVWMSLIIGQPIAVLMYVHDYYVLNYEGNQ; encoded by the exons ATGGGCGACCGCGGCGCGCTGGTGgggggggcccggcggcggcgcggggggggctCGGCGGCGCGGTCCGGACCCGCTCCGGGCGACGGCGGCGGCTGCGATGACCCCGGTGGAGACTTCAG GTGTCACAAGGTGCAGGAATCTCTGCTGAGCTCGGCCAGTGGCTACAGCAACTACCGGGGCATCCTCAACTGGTGTGTGGTGATGCTG gTCTTGAGCAACGCTCGGCTCTTCCTGGAAAACCTCATCAA GTACGGGATCCTGGTGGACCCCATCCAGGTGGTCTCCCTCTTCCTCAAAGAC CCCTACAGCTGGCCCTCCCTCTGCCTGGTCATTG TAGCCAACGTCTTTGTGGTGGTGGCCCTGGCCCTGGAGAGACGGCTGGCTGCG GGCTCCCTCTCGGAGGGCACAGGGACTGCCCTGCATGCCCTCAACCTCCTGGCCATCCTCTGCTTCCCTGCCGGCGTCGTACTCATGGTCACCTCCATCACCCCAG tggGAGCAGTCTTCGCCCTGGCCATCTACACTGTCATCTTCCTCAAGCTCTTCTCCTTCAGGGATGTCAATAAGTGGTGtagggagaggagggaggtgaAAACA caggggccCGGAAAGCCAACGGGCGGAGGTGGGGGAAGAGTGGGGGTCACCTACCCGGCCAACCTCACCTACAGAA ATCTCTACTACTTCCTCTTTGCGCCCACCCTGTGCTACGAGTTGAACtttccccgctcc ccccgtGTCCGCAAGCGCTTCCTTCTCCGGCGCCTCTTTGAGATG ctcttcttcatccagctgctggtggggctgaTCCAG CAGTGGATGGTGCCCACGATCCAGAACTCCATGAAGCCCTTTCGG GACATGGATTATTCCCGGATCATCGAGCGGCTCCTGAAGCTGGCT GTCCCCAACCACCTTATCTGGCTCATCTTCTTCTACTGGTTCTTCCACTCTTGCCTGAATGTGGTGGCTGAAGTGATGCAGTTTGGGGACCGG GAATTTTACAGGGACTGGTG GAACTCTGAGTCGGTGACCTAT TTCTGGCAGAACTGGAACATCCCAGTGCACAAGTGGTGTCTCAG GCACTTCTACAAGCCCTTGCTGAAGTGGGGGGCCAGCAAGTGG GCAGCCCAGACGGCTGTTTTCCTGGCGTCTGCCTTCTTCCACGAG TACTTGGTGAGCGTCCCCCTGAAGATGTTCCGGCTCTGGGCGTTCATGGGGATGGCAGCTCAG ATCCCACTGGCCTGGTTCGTCTCCAAGTTCCTCAGGGGTAACTACGGGAACGCGGCAGTCTGGATGTCCCTGATCATCGGGCAACCCATCGCTGTCCTCATGTACGTGCACGATTACTACGTGCTCAACTATGAAGGCAACCAGTGA